The DNA region TCTCGAATGGGAATGGCTCACGGGCGGAACCCTTGGCATCGGCGGAATTCCGCCGTTGAATTTTTTTGGTTTCTCCTTGAATTCGCCACAGCGTTTCTACTACCTGGTGTGGCCCGCCGCGCTCTTGGTGCTTTGGCTGCACCGCAATTTGCTGAATGCGCGCATCGGCTTCGCCATACGCGCCATGCGCGATGCGCCGGCCGCCGCCCAAGTGTTGGGAATCGACACCCATGTACTCAAGGTCAAGATGTTCGTGCTGAGCGCCGTGTTGGGCGCCTTCGCCGGGAGTTTGTTCGCGCACTACGTCACCTTTGTCAGCGTGGATAGTTTCGGCGTGGACCGCGCCATCAACTTTCTCTTGCTCGCTGTGTTGGGCGGCGCCCAGACTCTGTTCGGTACGGTACTAGGAGCGCTCTTCATCGCCTTCATGCCAAATATCTTGAGCCGTTTCGGCGACATTCACGGTGTGCTATTCGCCGCCTGTTTGATACTGGCCGTGATATTTCTACCCGAGGGATTCGGCGGCGCCTTGCGGCGCGCGTTTGCGGGGGCTGGGCAAAAGCCATGAGCCATCAACTGGAAGTGCGCGCCGTATCTCACAGCTTTCGCGGTTTGAGCGTGCTGCGCGGCGTGAACTTCGTCGTCCCCGATGGGCAGATCGTGGGATTGATCGGTCCCAATGGCGCGGGCAAGAGCACGTTGTTCAACATCATCTCCGGATTTCTCGAACCCAACCAGGGCCAAGTGTTTTTTCAGGGCGAGGATATCAACCGGCTGAGCGTGCCCCAGCGCAGCCAGAAGGGCTTGCTGCGTAGTTTTCAAACTCCCCAGGTTTTCGCGCGCCTGACGGTACGCGAAAACCTCATGGCTGGCTGTTACAAGGAAACTTCCAGCGGGGTGGTGGCGGGGCTCGTGGGGTGGGGGGGCAGACGTGAACGGCGGGCCATGGAGGAGGCGGCCAGCCAGGCGTGCGAGACTTTTGGGTTGGCGGGCGTACGAGACCGGTTGGCGGGCAAGTTGCCGGGCGGGCAGCAGAGGCTGGTGGAACTGGCGCGGGCCGCGGTGGGAAAGCCTAAGTTGCTGTGCCTGGATGAACCCTCATCCGGGCTCAATACGGAGGAGGTCAACCAGCTCATGAGTATGCTTCGGCGGATGAATGCTCAGGGCGTGACCATATTGCTGGTGTCCCACGACATGGATTTGGTGGCGGTGGCGAGCGAGATTCACGTGCTTTGCTTCGGCGAAATCATCGCCAGCGGCCCCTTCGCGCGGTTGAAGGGCGATGCGCGCGTGCGCGAAGCCTACTTGGGCGTCTAGCCCGCATTTCTCACAAGTCGCCCCCCCGTTATGCATACCTCCTCGCCCAATCTATCTACGACTTCTGTGCCATCATCCCGCGCCCCTGTGAGAAATACGGGCTAGCCGTGTTGAGCATCGAAAACATCGAGGCAGGTTACGGTGGCATTCCAGTCCTGCGCGGGGTTTCCGCGGCGATCGAACGCAACGAAGCCGTGGCCATCATCGGTGCCAATGGCGCTGGAAAATCGACCCTGGTGCGCGCGATCTGCGGTTTGCTCCCGCTCACCGGCGGGCGCATCGTGCGAGACGGGCAGGACATACAGCGGTTGCCTCCTCACAAGCGCTCGCAGCATGGCATCGCGGTGGTGCTGGAGAACCGGCATCTCTTCGGCGAGTTGTCCGTGCGGGCCAATCTCGAACTGGCCTCCATCCATGGCAAGGCGCGCGCGGCTGGGGGGCGCCGCTTTGGCCTGGACGATGTATTGCAGCTCTTTCCTTTCGTCCGCACTCGTTTGGACGCGCCGGTGGAACTGCTCTCCGGTGGCGAGCAGCAGATGGTGGCCATTGCCCGCGCTTTGTTGTTGCAACCGGATTTGCTCATACTTGACGAGCCCTCCACGGGGCTCTCGCCCAAGGTGGTGAAAGACATCGTAGGCGTCATGGCTACCCTGCGGGAGGGCGGCATGAGTATTCTTTTGGTCGAGCAAAACGTGGCGCTGGCGGCGCAGACTTCCGAGCGTGCTTACGTGATGTCGCTGGGGCGCGTGGTGCACGAAATCAAGCGCGGCGAGTGGGAAGGTTTTCGCGACAACGAGGCGCTGATCAAGGCTTACTTGGGTGGGACAGCGTAGGTTCCACCACCCTAACCCTCCCCCGCACGCTGCGCATGCAAGGGAGGGAACTCGCGGCCGTGCAAGGATTCCCTCCCCTGCGCGCAGCGCGGGGGAGGGTTAGGGTGGGGGCGAATCAACCCATGCGCCTAGACCCAAGCGGCTGGACCACCCGTATCACCGATGAGGATATCGCCCGCTACGTGGGAAGCGGTGCGTGGAGCAACACCACGGTGTGGCAAGCCGCGCTGGAGCAAGCACGCCACGGCGCACACAGAGTAGCCGTGGCCGGCGAGGGGGCCTGCCTCACCTTCGGCGAAGTGGTAGCGCAGGCGAGACTATTGGCGGCGGGGATGCATGGGATGGGGTTGAAAGCGGGTGATGTCATCAGCTTTCAATTGCCCAACTGGCACGAGACCATGGTCATCAACTTGGCTGCCGCTTATCTAGGCCTGGTGTGCAATCCCATCGTGCCCATTTACCGCGACGCCGAAGTGCGCCACATATTGCGCGATGCTAGAAGCAAGCTGTATTTCATCCCGCGAACCTTCCGCTCCTACGACTTCGCCGAAATGGCGCAGCGCCTGCGCCCGGAACTGCCTAGCCTGAAGGAAGTTGTGGTGCTGCGAGGGGAGGCGGCGGGCTGCCTGAGATTCGAGGATTTGTTGGGCGAGCCGCTCGTCCGCGACAGCGATACCGATCCGAACAACGTCAAGCTGGTGATGTACACCTCTGGCACCACGGGCACCCCCAAGG from Betaproteobacteria bacterium includes:
- a CDS encoding branched-chain amino acid ABC transporter permease; its protein translation is MSAARVVLIAVAVILWAVIPGFASRSVLDMLVFAGLYTIAGLGVSFLLGQCGIVTLAQSVFFGIGAYACAYCTTHLGWMAPPGFVIGTAVSGLIAFAVGWPILRLSGYFLALATLALAIIGHVIFLEWEWLTGGTLGIGGIPPLNFFGFSLNSPQRFYYLVWPAALLVLWLHRNLLNARIGFAIRAMRDAPAAAQVLGIDTHVLKVKMFVLSAVLGAFAGSLFAHYVTFVSVDSFGVDRAINFLLLAVLGGAQTLFGTVLGALFIAFMPNILSRFGDIHGVLFAACLILAVIFLPEGFGGALRRAFAGAGQKP
- a CDS encoding ABC transporter ATP-binding protein, with amino-acid sequence MSHQLEVRAVSHSFRGLSVLRGVNFVVPDGQIVGLIGPNGAGKSTLFNIISGFLEPNQGQVFFQGEDINRLSVPQRSQKGLLRSFQTPQVFARLTVRENLMAGCYKETSSGVVAGLVGWGGRRERRAMEEAASQACETFGLAGVRDRLAGKLPGGQQRLVELARAAVGKPKLLCLDEPSSGLNTEEVNQLMSMLRRMNAQGVTILLVSHDMDLVAVASEIHVLCFGEIIASGPFARLKGDARVREAYLGV
- a CDS encoding ABC transporter ATP-binding protein — encoded protein: MLSIENIEAGYGGIPVLRGVSAAIERNEAVAIIGANGAGKSTLVRAICGLLPLTGGRIVRDGQDIQRLPPHKRSQHGIAVVLENRHLFGELSVRANLELASIHGKARAAGGRRFGLDDVLQLFPFVRTRLDAPVELLSGGEQQMVAIARALLLQPDLLILDEPSTGLSPKVVKDIVGVMATLREGGMSILLVEQNVALAAQTSERAYVMSLGRVVHEIKRGEWEGFRDNEALIKAYLGGTA